In the Deinococcus budaensis genome, one interval contains:
- a CDS encoding prephenate dehydratase — MSEDAARQGQAEAAGGTHFTVAFQGNPGAYGEIAALHALGSAGVPHAGVTTRGYPTFHEVARAVETGGADYGVLPVENSLMGAIHQSIDLLSETDLHVAGEVVVRVTHCLMALPGVRLEEVRRVVSQQPALDQCTGLIRNHGLQPVAAHDTAGSAKDLAARGARDEAAIASERAAELYGLEILAREIEDEPFNYTRFMLLSRGEPAPSDAPHKTSLVFAVRHTPGFLVETLAELRGLNLSRIESRPRRDRAWSYLIYVDIEGSARDPQVAQALAGVLRKASYAKIIGSYPRALETVGEAG, encoded by the coding sequence GGCGCGGCAGGGGCAGGCAGAGGCCGCCGGGGGCACACACTTCACGGTCGCCTTTCAGGGCAACCCCGGCGCCTACGGCGAGATCGCCGCGCTGCACGCGCTCGGCAGCGCGGGCGTGCCCCACGCGGGCGTGACCACGCGCGGCTACCCCACCTTCCACGAGGTCGCGCGGGCGGTCGAGACGGGGGGAGCCGACTACGGCGTGCTGCCGGTCGAAAACAGCCTGATGGGCGCCATCCATCAGTCCATCGACCTGCTCTCGGAGACCGACCTGCACGTCGCGGGCGAGGTCGTCGTGCGCGTGACCCACTGCCTGATGGCGCTGCCCGGCGTGCGGCTGGAGGAGGTGCGCCGGGTGGTGTCCCAGCAGCCCGCGCTCGACCAGTGCACCGGACTGATCCGCAACCACGGCCTGCAACCCGTCGCCGCCCACGACACCGCCGGAAGCGCCAAGGACCTCGCGGCCCGCGGCGCCCGCGACGAGGCCGCCATCGCCTCCGAGCGCGCCGCCGAGCTGTACGGCCTGGAAATTCTGGCCCGTGAGATCGAGGACGAGCCGTTCAACTACACCCGCTTCATGCTGCTCTCGCGCGGCGAACCCGCGCCTTCGGACGCGCCGCACAAGACCAGCCTGGTCTTCGCCGTGCGCCATACCCCCGGCTTTCTGGTCGAGACGCTGGCCGAGCTGCGCGGCCTGAACCTCTCGCGCATCGAGTCGCGCCCCCGCCGCGACCGCGCCTGGAGTTACCTGATCTATGTGGACATCGAGGGTTCGGCCCGCGACCCCCAGGTCGCCCAGGCCCTCGCCGGGGTCCTGAGAAAGGCGAGCTACGCGAAGATCATCGGGAGTTACCCGAGGGCGCTGGAGACGGTGGGAGAGGCGGGATAG
- a CDS encoding SDR family NAD(P)-dependent oxidoreductase — MSLARLLLSPPACRDPGVLRAAVAGRPVLVTGASSGIGEAAARQLGAAGAEVLLLARRAGRLEEVAAGIRAGGGRAHVYPADLADPGDVKAVAARIGAEFPDLWAVVSNAGKSVRRLALEGAARNDLGRLLAVNLSGPAALLLALLPGMLERGGVIVNVSSVSARQVGAPRWGAYQGSKAGFDLWLHALGAEVRGQGVRVASVYLPLVRTPMIAPTRAYRFLPALSADEAAHAALLPLVRPVVRVAPWWLRPVEVAGLLAPGLLGRGLARLEDAERRWSRR, encoded by the coding sequence ATGTCCCTGGCCCGCCTGCTGCTCTCCCCACCCGCCTGCCGTGATCCGGGGGTGCTGCGGGCGGCGGTCGCGGGCCGCCCGGTCCTGGTGACGGGGGCGTCGTCGGGCATCGGGGAGGCGGCGGCGCGGCAACTGGGGGCAGCGGGGGCCGAAGTGCTGCTGCTCGCGCGGCGGGCCGGGCGGCTGGAGGAGGTCGCGGCGGGCATCCGCGCCGGAGGAGGCCGGGCGCACGTCTACCCCGCCGATCTGGCCGACCCCGGGGACGTGAAAGCTGTCGCCGCGCGCATCGGGGCCGAGTTCCCGGACCTCTGGGCGGTGGTCAGCAACGCGGGGAAGTCGGTGCGGCGCCTGGCGCTGGAGGGGGCCGCGCGGAACGACCTTGGGCGGCTGCTGGCGGTCAATCTCAGCGGCCCGGCGGCGCTGCTGCTCGCGCTGCTGCCGGGAATGCTGGAGCGGGGCGGCGTGATCGTGAACGTCTCCAGCGTCTCGGCGCGGCAGGTGGGGGCGCCGCGCTGGGGGGCGTATCAGGGCAGCAAGGCGGGCTTCGACCTGTGGCTGCACGCCCTCGGGGCAGAGGTGCGGGGGCAGGGCGTGCGGGTCGCCAGCGTGTACCTGCCCCTCGTGCGGACGCCCATGATCGCCCCCACCCGCGCCTACCGCTTCCTGCCCGCCCTCAGCGCGGACGAGGCCGCCCACGCCGCACTGCTGCCGCTGGTGCGCCCGGTCGTCCGGGTGGCCCCCTGGTGGCTGCGCCCAGTGGAGGTCGCGGGCCTCCTCGCGCCGGGGCTGCTGGGTCGGGGATTGGCCCGGCTGGAGGACGCCGAGCGGCGCTGGAGTCGGCGGTGA
- a CDS encoding AMP-binding protein: MRAVWRAVRRSGVLAPAPASALASLLSTLTREGPGLYALAAWWAGREPGRVALVDGRGPVTFGELRKRADRVTAALAPHLRPGQTVGLRAGQSADAVAALLGALRLGLRVVLLNPAQSEAALGALVRAQNVRALLVDTPLGEDWGGGVPVWTLTDLQEAPLPRKRPPPHAGRPVLLTSGTTGEARVVRRSWSPGAALASAGALLEALDLRAGAPTLLPLPLFHGHGLAALALGLGMGAPVHLAAGRSARELWATLERERIEVLVLVPTVLHRLLAEADGTAPALRTVVCGSAPLDPALAVRARERLGDVLFNLYGSTEAGLISLATPTDLNAAPGTVGRPLPGVRVRLEGNRGEVVVGRDRATGDLGRRDHAGRLFVTGRADDLLLIGGENIFPAEVEAQIAALPSVRECAVYGVPSAQYGQALHAFVVPETDAPADPEWHAALRESLPRRLRPLAFIRLPELPRTPSGKVQRWKLRECAALD; the protein is encoded by the coding sequence GTGAGGGCCGTCTGGCGGGCGGTGCGGCGCAGCGGAGTTCTTGCCCCCGCACCCGCGTCCGCCCTGGCGAGTTTGCTGAGCACCCTCACCCGCGAGGGACCGGGCCTGTACGCGCTGGCCGCGTGGTGGGCGGGCCGGGAGCCGGGTCGGGTGGCGCTGGTGGACGGGCGCGGCCCCGTGACCTTCGGGGAATTGCGCAAGCGGGCCGACCGGGTGACGGCAGCCTTAGCTCCCCACCTCCGCCCCGGTCAGACGGTCGGGCTGCGGGCCGGGCAGAGTGCGGACGCAGTGGCCGCCCTGCTGGGAGCGCTGCGGCTGGGACTGCGGGTGGTCCTGCTGAACCCGGCGCAGTCGGAGGCGGCGTTGGGCGCGTTGGTGCGGGCACAGAATGTCCGGGCGCTGCTGGTGGACACTCCGCTCGGGGAGGACTGGGGCGGCGGGGTGCCGGTGTGGACCCTCACCGATCTGCAAGAAGCACCGCTTCCTCGCAAAAGGCCCCCACCCCACGCGGGTCGCCCGGTCCTGCTGACCTCCGGCACGACGGGCGAGGCGCGGGTCGTGCGGCGCTCGTGGTCGCCGGGGGCGGCACTGGCGAGCGCGGGGGCGCTGCTGGAAGCGCTGGATCTGCGGGCAGGAGCGCCCACCCTGCTGCCGCTTCCCCTCTTTCATGGGCATGGGCTGGCAGCCCTCGCGCTGGGGCTGGGGATGGGGGCACCCGTCCACCTAGCGGCGGGCCGGAGTGCCCGCGAGCTGTGGGCCACGCTGGAGCGCGAGCGAATCGAGGTGCTGGTGCTGGTCCCCACCGTGCTGCACCGCCTCCTGGCGGAAGCGGACGGGACGGCCCCCGCCCTCCGCACCGTCGTGTGCGGCTCGGCCCCGCTGGACCCGGCGTTGGCGGTGCGGGCGCGGGAGCGGCTGGGCGACGTGCTGTTCAACCTCTACGGCTCGACCGAGGCGGGCCTGATCTCGCTCGCCACACCTACTGACCTGAACGCGGCACCAGGCACGGTGGGCCGCCCCCTCCCCGGTGTGCGGGTCCGGCTGGAGGGAAACCGGGGCGAAGTCGTGGTGGGGCGCGACCGGGCCACGGGCGACCTGGGGAGACGGGATCACGCGGGCCGCCTTTTCGTCACGGGTCGGGCGGACGACCTCCTGCTGATCGGCGGCGAGAATATTTTCCCGGCGGAGGTGGAAGCCCAGATCGCCGCGCTGCCCAGTGTGCGCGAATGTGCGGTCTACGGCGTGCCCTCCGCCCAATACGGCCAGGCCCTGCACGCCTTCGTGGTGCCGGAGACGGACGCCCCTGCCGACCCCGAGTGGCACGCCGCCCTGCGCGAGTCCCTGCCCCGCCGCCTGCGCCCGCTGGCCTTCATCCGCTTGCCCGAACTGCCGCGCACCCCCAGCGGCAAGGTGCAGCGGTGGAAGCTGCGGGAGTGCGCGGCGCTGGACTGA
- the metH gene encoding methionine synthase has protein sequence MAADTRDIRAHARERILVLDGAWGTMLQRAGLTEGDFRPDGADPLRMYRGNFDLLQLTRPDVIKDVHRAYFEAGADIASTNTFNSTAISQADYGTEHLVRAMNEAGARLAREVADEFTARDGRPRWVAGSVGPTNRTATLSPDVERPEFRNITFDDLVAAYTEQVEGLLAGGADLLLIETVFDTLNAKAALFACEEVFARAGKTFPIMLSGTITDASGRTLSGQTPEAFAVSTEHANLFSLGLNCALGADLLRPHLRAIAANTEALVSVHPNAGLPNAFGEYDETPGHTASVLHSFAEEGLVNIVGGCCGTTPEHIRAIVNAVAGLPPRTAPKLPPYLRLSGLEAFTVTPETNFVNVGERTNVTGSPKFSKAILAGDYDAGLKIARQQVQNGAQLVDVNFDEGMLDGEAAMVKFVNLLAGEPDISRVPLMLDSSKWEILEAGLKRVQGKAVVNSISLKDGEAKFLERARLLRRYGAAAVVMAFDEEGQADNLERRIVITSRAYRLLTEEAGFPPQDIIFDPNVLTVATGLEEHDRYALDFIEATRWIKANLPGALVSGGISNVSFSFRGNNHVREAMHAVFLYHAIKAGLDMGIVNAGMLAVYDDIEPELREAVEDVILARRPDATERLIQLAESYKAVKREATAQSAWRELPVAERLKHALVQGITDHVTEDAEEAYRLLGSPLAVIEGPLMDGMNVVGDLFGAGKMFLPQVVKSARVMKRAVAHLTPYLEAEQTGSSGKGKVLLATVKGDVHDIGKNIVGVVLACNGYQVTDLGVMVSTEKILDEAKRLEADVIGLSGLITPSLDEMVNVAREMTRRGVKTPLLIGGATTSRAHTAVKIDPAYDGTVVHVLDASRAVGVVGDLLSDAEAVQERTRAEYEALRERHGERQVRLIPISEARERAPRLSPAAVLAPHVLGRTVIEQPIAELLDYIDWTPFFIAWEMKGIYPNILTDPLRGAEARKLFDDAQALLRRVVDEGLLTARGVIGLWPAHREGDDIVVETGAVEAVKEDTLDHQTHELAAGRAPMPPVTRLHTLRQQRDQTTPNTALADLVSLRGDHIGAFAVAIHGAEELARAFEAEHDDYNAILTKAVADRLAEAFAEKLHRDVRTRYWGYAPGETLSNDDLIRERYDGIRPAPGYPAQPDHTEKRTIFGLLNAEEIGLSLTESCAMTPAAAVSGLYFAHPEARYFAVGRIGRDQVEDYAGRKGWTLEEAERWLGPILAYDPAKVPALPAHPAAHTPPPAAGVGP, from the coding sequence ATGGCGGCAGACACACGCGACATTCGCGCGCACGCGCGGGAACGGATCTTGGTGCTCGACGGCGCCTGGGGCACCATGCTCCAGCGGGCGGGGTTGACGGAAGGGGACTTCCGCCCGGACGGCGCCGACCCGTTGCGGATGTACCGGGGCAACTTCGACCTGCTGCAATTGACTCGGCCCGACGTGATCAAAGACGTTCACCGCGCCTACTTCGAGGCCGGGGCGGACATCGCCAGCACGAACACCTTCAACTCGACGGCGATTTCACAGGCCGACTACGGGACCGAACATCTCGTGCGAGCGATGAACGAGGCGGGTGCCCGCTTAGCCCGCGAGGTCGCCGACGAGTTCACGGCCCGCGACGGTCGCCCCCGCTGGGTCGCCGGGTCGGTCGGTCCCACGAACCGCACGGCCACCCTCTCCCCCGACGTGGAGCGGCCCGAGTTCCGCAACATCACCTTCGACGATCTGGTCGCCGCGTACACCGAGCAGGTGGAGGGGCTGCTGGCGGGCGGCGCCGATCTCCTCCTGATCGAGACCGTCTTCGACACCCTCAATGCGAAGGCGGCCCTTTTCGCCTGCGAGGAGGTGTTCGCCCGCGCCGGGAAAACCTTCCCCATCATGCTGTCGGGAACGATCACGGACGCTTCCGGGCGCACGTTGAGCGGGCAGACGCCGGAAGCCTTCGCCGTCAGCACCGAGCACGCGAACCTTTTCAGCCTGGGGCTGAACTGCGCCCTGGGGGCGGACCTGCTGCGGCCTCACCTACGGGCCATTGCGGCCAATACCGAGGCACTCGTCTCCGTTCACCCCAACGCGGGCCTGCCCAACGCCTTCGGGGAGTACGACGAGACGCCGGGGCACACGGCCTCCGTGCTGCACTCCTTCGCCGAGGAGGGCCTGGTCAACATCGTGGGCGGCTGCTGTGGGACGACGCCGGAACACATCCGCGCCATCGTGAACGCTGTGGCCGGTCTGCCTCCGCGTACCGCCCCCAAGCTCCCGCCCTACCTCCGCCTAAGTGGCCTGGAAGCCTTCACCGTCACGCCCGAAACGAACTTCGTGAACGTGGGCGAGCGGACGAACGTGACGGGCAGCCCCAAGTTTAGCAAGGCCATTCTGGCGGGCGACTACGACGCGGGCCTCAAGATCGCGCGGCAACAAGTCCAGAACGGCGCGCAGCTCGTGGACGTGAACTTCGACGAGGGAATGCTGGACGGCGAGGCGGCGATGGTGAAGTTCGTCAACCTCCTCGCGGGCGAGCCGGACATTTCCCGCGTGCCGCTGATGCTCGATTCCTCCAAGTGGGAGATTCTCGAAGCGGGCCTCAAGCGGGTGCAGGGCAAGGCAGTCGTGAACTCGATCTCGCTCAAAGACGGGGAGGCGAAATTCCTGGAGCGGGCGCGGCTGCTGCGCCGTTACGGGGCCGCCGCCGTCGTCATGGCCTTCGACGAGGAGGGGCAGGCGGACAACCTGGAACGGCGCATCGTCATCACCTCCCGCGCGTACCGACTGCTCACCGAGGAGGCCGGGTTCCCCCCGCAGGACATCATCTTCGACCCCAACGTGCTGACGGTGGCGACGGGGCTGGAGGAGCACGACCGTTACGCGCTGGACTTCATCGAGGCGACGCGCTGGATCAAGGCGAACCTGCCGGGCGCGCTGGTGTCGGGCGGCATTTCCAACGTGTCCTTCTCCTTCCGAGGCAACAACCACGTCCGCGAGGCGATGCACGCTGTCTTCCTGTACCACGCGATCAAAGCGGGCCTCGACATGGGCATCGTCAACGCGGGGATGCTCGCCGTGTACGACGACATCGAGCCGGAGCTGCGCGAGGCGGTGGAGGACGTGATTCTGGCGCGGAGGCCGGACGCGACCGAACGCCTGATTCAGCTTGCCGAAAGCTACAAGGCCGTGAAGCGCGAGGCGACGGCTCAGAGTGCCTGGCGCGAACTTCCGGTCGCCGAGCGGCTGAAACACGCCCTCGTGCAGGGCATCACCGACCATGTGACGGAGGACGCGGAGGAGGCTTACCGCCTGCTCGGCTCCCCCCTGGCCGTGATCGAGGGGCCGCTGATGGACGGCATGAACGTGGTGGGCGACCTCTTCGGCGCCGGGAAGATGTTCCTGCCGCAGGTGGTCAAGTCCGCCCGCGTGATGAAGCGCGCCGTCGCCCACCTGACTCCCTACCTGGAGGCCGAACAGACCGGCAGCAGCGGGAAGGGGAAGGTCCTCCTCGCCACCGTGAAGGGCGACGTTCACGACATCGGCAAGAACATCGTGGGGGTGGTGCTCGCCTGCAACGGGTATCAGGTGACCGACCTCGGCGTGATGGTCAGCACCGAGAAGATTCTGGACGAGGCGAAGCGGTTGGAGGCGGACGTGATTGGCCTCTCCGGCCTGATCACCCCCAGCCTCGACGAGATGGTGAACGTGGCACGCGAGATGACGCGGCGGGGCGTGAAGACACCGCTTCTGATCGGCGGCGCCACGACCAGCCGCGCCCACACGGCGGTCAAGATCGACCCAGCCTACGACGGCACGGTCGTCCACGTGCTCGACGCCAGCCGTGCAGTCGGGGTGGTCGGAGACCTCCTCTCCGATGCTGAAGCTGTGCAGGAGCGCACCCGCGCCGAGTACGAGGCATTGCGCGAACGGCACGGGGAGCGGCAGGTGCGGCTGATCCCGATCAGCGAGGCCCGCGAGCGTGCCCCACGCCTCTCCCCCGCCGCCGTCCTCGCACCGCACGTCCTGGGCCGGACGGTCATCGAGCAGCCCATCGCCGAACTCCTCGACTACATCGACTGGACGCCCTTTTTCATCGCGTGGGAGATGAAGGGCATCTACCCCAACATCCTCACCGACCCCCTGCGCGGCGCGGAGGCACGGAAGCTCTTTGACGACGCACAGGCGCTCCTGAGGCGTGTGGTGGACGAGGGCTTGCTGACGGCGCGCGGCGTGATCGGCCTCTGGCCCGCCCACCGTGAGGGGGACGACATCGTGGTGGAGACGGGGGCGGTGGAGGCGGTCAAAGAGGACACCCTCGACCACCAGACGCACGAGCTGGCGGCGGGTCGCGCTCCCATGCCCCCCGTCACCCGCCTCCACACCCTGCGCCAGCAGCGCGATCAGACGACGCCGAATACCGCACTGGCCGACTTGGTGAGCCTGCGGGGCGACCACATCGGCGCCTTCGCGGTCGCCATCCACGGGGCCGAAGAACTCGCCCGCGCTTTTGAAGCCGAGCACGACGATTACAACGCGATCCTGACCAAAGCGGTGGCCGACCGACTGGCCGAAGCCTTTGCCGAGAAGCTGCACCGCGACGTGCGGACCCGTTACTGGGGCTACGCACCCGGAGAAACGCTGAGCAACGACGACCTGATCCGCGAGCGTTACGACGGCATCCGCCCCGCGCCCGGTTACCCCGCCCAGCCCGACCACACCGAGAAGCGGACCATTTTCGGGCTGCTGAACGCTGAGGAGATCGGCCTCTCGCTCACCGAGTCCTGCGCGATGACGCCCGCCGCCGCCGTCTCCGGCCTGTACTTCGCCCACCCCGAGGCCCGCTACTTCGCTGTGGGCCGCATCGGGCGCGATCAGGTGGAGGACTACGCGGGGCGGAAAGGCTGGACGCTGGAAGAGGCCGAGCGCTGGCTGGGGCCGATCCTGGCGTATGACCCGGCGAAAGTCCCAGCGCTCCCTGCACATCCCGCCGCCCACACCCCACCACCCGCCGCCGGGGTCGGCCCGTGA
- a CDS encoding methylenetetrahydrofolate reductase yields the protein MTRVSIELVPRSRSGLRAELEVVAQHLPGVDTVNVPDLSRFSTRSWQGCAFARPRYRAIPHIRAVDLNPQAPLPMAETLAASGIDEVLIITGDAPADMSAKVYDVDAVRAIRRFRQELPHIRVYAGLDPYRQSFARERDYLERKLDAGACGFFTQPFFDLRLMDAYADLVPAGVEVWWGATTVTTDATLNYWRARNHAVFPRAFAPTLEWNRAFAAQALAFARGRGQHVYFMPVKADTRAYLEGIV from the coding sequence GTGACCCGCGTCTCCATTGAGCTGGTCCCCCGCTCCAGAAGCGGCCTGCGCGCGGAGCTGGAGGTCGTGGCGCAGCACCTCCCCGGCGTGGACACGGTCAATGTGCCCGACCTGTCGCGCTTTTCCACCCGGTCGTGGCAGGGCTGCGCCTTTGCCCGCCCGCGCTACCGGGCGATTCCGCACATCCGGGCGGTGGACCTGAACCCGCAGGCGCCGCTTCCCATGGCCGAGACGCTGGCGGCTTCGGGCATCGACGAGGTGCTGATCATCACCGGCGACGCGCCCGCCGACATGAGCGCGAAGGTGTACGACGTGGACGCGGTGCGGGCCATCCGCCGTTTCCGGCAGGAGTTACCCCACATCCGCGTGTATGCGGGCCTCGATCCCTACCGCCAGAGCTTCGCCCGCGAGCGCGACTACCTGGAGCGCAAGCTGGACGCGGGGGCCTGCGGCTTTTTCACCCAACCCTTCTTCGACCTGCGGCTGATGGACGCTTACGCCGACCTCGTCCCGGCGGGAGTGGAGGTGTGGTGGGGCGCGACCACCGTCACGACCGACGCGACCCTGAACTACTGGCGGGCGCGCAACCACGCCGTCTTTCCCCGCGCCTTTGCGCCGACGCTGGAGTGGAACCGCGCCTTCGCGGCCCAGGCCCTCGCCTTTGCCCGGGGGCGCGGCCAGCACGTCTATTTCATGCCGGTCAAGGCGGACACGCGGGCCTATCTGGAAGGCATCGTGTAG
- a CDS encoding DUF4139 domain-containing protein — protein MNRILTLALVAALGSASAADLRIYPSFSEVREPVRATGNTLSVTLPEAAWAGLIPGTLDLEGLAFSSAVQRQEANWLASLEGKTVFLKRGEEAAQPVTLIRARDLLVRDAQGRYLTARYEDLSFDVPPPVNPLSPVQTLTFTLPQPGAATLSYLTRAVTWAPRYTLKAGTGGAQLSALADIRNGTDLAYDVKNTELYAGDVEVQGGPPPAPAALEGRVTSTAAADFAAPKINPQGELRGLYRYALSTPFTLPASSVVTLPFLAPKLTQFERYAGLNTYFTPQNTSGTLSRFYRLKADERLPGGAITVREEGRIVGQTTISETAKGVEIEFSLGSDPDVRYTRAVQTVSSERNAQGNVVKTTYRVTYAFESSKDRAVRAEVTEIVGGRRVIIDAAPARQNQAQAELRVDVPAGGKATRSFTVVVDNSNS, from the coding sequence ATGAACAGAATCCTGACCCTGGCGCTGGTGGCGGCCCTCGGCTCGGCCTCCGCCGCCGACCTGCGCATCTACCCCTCGTTCTCCGAGGTGCGCGAGCCGGTGCGCGCGACCGGCAACACCCTCAGCGTCACGCTGCCGGAAGCGGCCTGGGCCGGGCTGATTCCCGGCACGCTCGACCTGGAAGGCCTGGCTTTCTCCAGCGCGGTGCAGCGCCAGGAGGCCAACTGGCTGGCCTCGCTGGAGGGCAAGACGGTCTTTCTGAAGCGGGGCGAGGAAGCCGCGCAGCCGGTCACCCTGATTCGCGCCCGCGACCTGCTGGTCCGCGACGCCCAGGGACGCTACCTGACGGCCCGCTACGAGGACCTGAGCTTCGACGTGCCGCCGCCCGTGAATCCGCTCTCGCCCGTGCAGACGCTGACCTTTACGCTGCCGCAGCCGGGGGCCGCCACCCTCTCCTACCTCACCCGCGCCGTGACCTGGGCGCCGCGCTACACCCTGAAGGCGGGCACGGGGGGCGCGCAGCTTTCGGCCCTGGCCGACATCCGCAACGGGACCGACCTGGCGTATGACGTGAAGAATACGGAGCTGTACGCCGGGGACGTGGAGGTGCAGGGGGGTCCGCCGCCCGCACCGGCAGCTCTGGAGGGGCGTGTCACCTCGACCGCTGCCGCCGATTTCGCCGCCCCCAAGATCAACCCCCAGGGGGAGCTGCGCGGCCTCTACCGCTACGCCCTCTCCACGCCCTTCACCCTGCCCGCGAGCAGCGTGGTGACGTTGCCCTTCCTGGCGCCCAAGCTGACCCAGTTCGAGCGTTACGCGGGCCTGAACACCTATTTCACGCCGCAGAACACCTCCGGCACGCTGAGCCGCTTCTACCGCCTCAAGGCCGACGAACGCCTGCCCGGCGGCGCGATCACCGTGCGCGAGGAAGGGCGCATCGTGGGACAGACGACCATTTCCGAAACCGCGAAGGGCGTGGAGATCGAGTTCAGCCTGGGCAGCGACCCGGACGTGCGTTACACCCGCGCCGTGCAGACCGTGAGCAGCGAGCGCAATGCCCAGGGCAACGTGGTCAAGACGACCTACCGCGTGACCTACGCCTTCGAGAGCAGCAAGGACCGCGCCGTGCGCGCCGAGGTGACCGAGATCGTGGGAGGCCGCCGCGTCATCATCGACGCCGCGCCTGCCCGGCAGAATCAGGCCCAGGCCGAGCTGCGGGTGGACGTGCCTGCGGGCGGCAAGGCGACGAGGAGCTTCACGGTGGTGGTGGACAACAGCAACAGCTGA
- a CDS encoding ABC transporter ATP-binding protein has product MTGSTTVVSAVPQVTQGRREGPPTGETLLEVNNLEKFFPIRGGLLSRVVGNVKAVNDVSFKLGRGEVVGLVGESGSGKTTAGRAILRLIEPTGGQVLFNGTDITRLAKGQMRDYRREMQIIFQDPFASLNPRMTVSDIIGEAMQIHNLHPGKGRVDRIAELLQKVGLRPEHMRRYPHEFSGGQRQRIGIARALAVDPSFIVADEPVSALDVSIQAQVVNLLQDLQEELGLTVLFIAHDLAVVEYICDRIIVMYLGRVMEIATSRELNNNPKHPYTEALLSAAPVPDPTIKRQRIILEGDIPSPINPPSGCVFRTRCRYAIDDCAKIVPELREVAPGHFKACIRDDIL; this is encoded by the coding sequence ATGACGGGCAGCACGACGGTGGTCAGCGCCGTTCCCCAGGTGACCCAGGGGAGACGCGAGGGACCGCCCACCGGGGAGACCCTGCTGGAAGTCAACAATCTGGAAAAGTTCTTCCCGATCCGGGGCGGGCTGCTCTCGCGGGTGGTCGGCAACGTCAAGGCCGTCAACGACGTGTCCTTTAAGCTGGGGCGCGGCGAGGTGGTCGGGCTGGTGGGCGAGTCGGGGTCGGGCAAGACCACGGCGGGGCGCGCGATTCTGCGCCTGATCGAGCCGACCGGCGGGCAGGTGCTGTTCAACGGAACCGACATCACCCGGCTTGCCAAGGGCCAGATGCGCGACTACCGCCGGGAGATGCAGATCATCTTCCAGGACCCCTTTGCCAGCCTCAACCCGCGCATGACGGTCAGTGACATCATCGGGGAGGCGATGCAGATTCACAACCTGCACCCCGGCAAGGGGCGCGTGGACCGCATCGCGGAACTGCTTCAGAAAGTCGGCCTGCGCCCCGAGCACATGCGCCGCTACCCCCACGAGTTTTCCGGCGGCCAGCGCCAGCGCATCGGGATCGCGCGCGCGCTCGCGGTGGACCCCTCCTTTATCGTGGCGGACGAGCCGGTCTCGGCGCTCGACGTGTCCATTCAGGCGCAGGTTGTGAATCTGCTGCAAGACCTCCAGGAAGAGCTGGGCCTGACGGTGCTGTTCATCGCCCACGACCTCGCGGTGGTCGAGTACATCTGCGACCGCATCATCGTGATGTACCTGGGCCGCGTGATGGAGATCGCCACCAGCCGCGAGCTGAACAACAACCCCAAGCACCCCTACACCGAAGCGCTGCTCTCGGCGGCGCCGGTGCCGGACCCCACCATCAAGCGCCAGCGCATCATCCTGGAAGGCGACATTCCCAGCCCGATCAACCCGCCCTCGGGCTGCGTGTTCCGGACGAGATGCCGCTACGCGATCGACGACTGCGCCAAGATCGTGCCGGAGCTGCGCGAGGTCGCGCCGGGGCACTTCAAGGCCTGCATCCGCGACGACATCCTCTGA